One stretch of Thermococcus sp. DNA includes these proteins:
- a CDS encoding ABC transporter permease subunit, with the protein MWGFELEMKKGLRTKKFWLILVLILLIYAMAFREVKDNLEGASDPQGVLLTSLIGYIAVSAFLFIGVYALMAGATGINSDLENGTIRVALSKPLGRVSYLLGKFLGQSVSIVVAMVFATLLSFAITEHYGLSLSGKLVSDLTLANGLVLLAMLQLLALGLLISTFVRSSNTALGLALVIFFLTGLVAPQIVDRWAEDRVDKEFGLHERGDFAKLSPEQRTAYQERLDELYREYHLKYLFYVPQVLMLDVIKDVETTKFSPDGTYTVEYLGVKHALSQNPAQTGVIAGLIPVYLVLALIRFRRMDLR; encoded by the coding sequence ATGTGGGGGTTTGAGCTTGAGATGAAGAAAGGCCTTCGAACGAAGAAGTTCTGGCTGATACTGGTTTTGATTTTGCTGATCTACGCAATGGCCTTCAGGGAGGTAAAGGACAACCTCGAAGGGGCCTCTGATCCCCAGGGAGTCCTCCTGACGAGCCTAATCGGCTACATAGCCGTCAGTGCGTTCCTCTTCATAGGAGTATACGCCCTCATGGCTGGAGCGACGGGGATTAACTCCGACCTTGAAAACGGAACCATCAGGGTGGCCTTAAGCAAGCCCCTTGGTAGGGTTTCCTACCTGCTCGGCAAGTTCCTTGGCCAGAGCGTCAGCATAGTGGTTGCGATGGTCTTCGCAACTCTTCTCTCCTTTGCCATAACAGAGCATTACGGCCTCTCCCTCAGCGGAAAACTCGTCTCGGACCTTACGCTGGCCAACGGTTTGGTTCTCCTGGCCATGCTCCAGCTTTTAGCGCTGGGTTTACTCATTTCGACCTTCGTCCGCTCCTCCAACACCGCTTTGGGGCTGGCTCTTGTTATATTTTTCCTCACGGGTCTTGTGGCCCCTCAGATCGTTGATAGATGGGCGGAGGACAGGGTCGATAAGGAGTTCGGGCTCCACGAGAGGGGAGACTTCGCGAAGCTCTCCCCCGAGCAGAGAACGGCCTATCAGGAGCGCCTCGACGAGCTTTACAGGGAGTATCACCTGAAGTACCTCTTCTACGTCCCGCAGGTGCTCATGCTGGACGTTATCAAAGACGTGGAAACGACGAAGTTCAGCCCCGACGGCACGTATACCGTCGAATACCTTGGGGTTAAGCATGCCCTCTCACAGAATCCAGCTCAAACTGGAGTTATAGCGGGTCTTATCCCCGTTTACCTCGTGCTGGCCCTCATCAGGTTCAGGAGGATGGACTTGAGGTGA
- a CDS encoding ABC transporter ATP-binding protein, protein MLRIENLVKVYKDVRALDGLNLEVKSGQVYGFLGPNGAGKSTTILSTLGLIFPQEGRIELFGEEVFRDGEFNEAKLVKVKARIGYMPENATLWDFLTPAQTLDIIADAFKIPKAERGRRINELLDLVGLKDVRNKKVGKFSKGMRQRLLLAQALINDPELLILDEPMSGLDPKGIAEFKEIIREQRKAGKTVFFSSHILAHVEEVCDTVGVIVRGKLRLEDSIENIKREFLRKAGYTIIIETNRPVDWSSAKWNVTPLGENKYRVVAPEDVREELHDLVALQGAKILTMQVKEPSLEEIFLKLVE, encoded by the coding sequence ATGCTCAGGATTGAGAACCTCGTTAAGGTTTACAAGGACGTTAGGGCCTTGGATGGATTGAATCTTGAGGTTAAGTCGGGTCAGGTTTACGGTTTCCTCGGCCCAAACGGTGCAGGCAAGAGCACGACGATTCTCAGCACCCTTGGCCTCATCTTTCCTCAGGAGGGGAGAATAGAGCTTTTCGGCGAGGAGGTCTTCAGGGACGGGGAGTTTAACGAGGCTAAACTAGTCAAGGTTAAGGCCAGAATTGGTTACATGCCCGAGAACGCCACTCTTTGGGATTTCCTAACGCCAGCTCAAACGCTGGATATAATCGCTGATGCGTTTAAAATCCCGAAGGCCGAGAGGGGGAGGAGGATTAACGAGCTCCTTGACCTCGTCGGTCTCAAGGATGTAAGGAACAAGAAGGTGGGCAAGTTCTCGAAGGGAATGAGACAGAGGCTCCTCCTCGCTCAGGCCTTGATCAATGACCCCGAGCTTTTGATCCTCGACGAGCCGATGAGCGGTCTTGACCCCAAGGGCATTGCAGAGTTCAAGGAGATTATTAGGGAGCAGAGAAAGGCCGGCAAAACTGTCTTCTTCTCAAGCCACATTCTGGCTCACGTGGAAGAGGTCTGCGATACTGTTGGAGTGATTGTCAGAGGCAAACTCCGATTAGAGGACAGCATTGAGAACATTAAGCGCGAGTTCCTGAGGAAAGCGGGTTACACAATAATCATTGAGACAAACAGGCCCGTAGATTGGAGTTCCGCTAAATGGAACGTGACTCCCCTTGGTGAGAACAAATATCGTGTCGTTGCTCCTGAGGATGTTAGGGAGGAGTTGCATGATCTCGTGGCTTTGCAGGGGGCGAAAATACTCACCATGCAGGTCAAAGAGCCAAGCCTAGAGGAAATATTCCTGAAACTCGTCGAGTAG
- a CDS encoding radical SAM protein, whose product MSGDVRPELHTFHVGGKYFVLHSPTGTLFEVDKKTYDFCRFVAELGWGDGKDRFVKEYSTSDWDSLIKEIKSDEDLRRVFYESKPPVKPYLGIIKSKISSISLNVMEDCNFACVYCYGDGGTYHTPNTRMSPEVAKKAIDLLMREGKKVVNIQFFGGEPLLNFPLIRELVQYAKEKAKEHDKVVTFSITTNGYLVTEKVIDFFLENNFTVTLSFDGPRDIQNNNRPLRGGYPTFDVVARNAEKMLERGVKVSIRATVLPEQLDRYYEIYRFFVDFGFRSVHLEPATTSTPLTEKHAKLVESALEKIAKDELEHYKEKGIVYTKLREMVHMIYSGTYRHYPCGVARSYFGVSADGKMYPCHRFVGMEKFVVGHVDDFRWENEFIQKILHHTVDKRPKCSSCPIRAYCGGGCIYNNHYYNGDVFLPDEFHCSYMFALVRWGSWLYSNLDEDWLNKVFSRSPLGGVRAEESDEAKTQKPKEVIAGV is encoded by the coding sequence ATGTCTGGTGACGTGAGACCGGAATTGCACACCTTCCACGTTGGTGGCAAGTACTTTGTTCTGCATTCACCTACAGGAACCCTATTTGAGGTCGATAAGAAAACCTATGACTTCTGCAGGTTTGTGGCAGAGTTGGGCTGGGGTGATGGCAAGGATCGTTTTGTAAAGGAATACTCTACATCTGACTGGGATTCTTTGATAAAGGAGATTAAATCTGATGAAGATCTCCGTCGCGTATTCTATGAATCTAAGCCACCCGTAAAGCCATATCTCGGAATCATAAAATCCAAGATTTCGTCCATTTCCCTTAACGTCATGGAAGACTGCAACTTTGCTTGTGTTTACTGTTATGGTGATGGCGGTACTTACCACACTCCCAATACTAGAATGAGTCCAGAAGTTGCTAAAAAGGCCATTGACCTGCTAATGAGAGAGGGGAAGAAGGTCGTTAACATTCAGTTCTTTGGTGGCGAACCTTTGTTGAACTTTCCGCTGATTCGGGAGCTGGTTCAATATGCAAAAGAGAAGGCTAAAGAACACGATAAAGTTGTTACCTTCAGCATAACAACCAACGGTTATCTCGTCACAGAGAAGGTCATTGACTTTTTCCTTGAGAACAACTTCACGGTGACTCTAAGCTTTGATGGCCCTAGAGACATTCAAAATAACAACAGACCTCTACGTGGGGGATATCCAACCTTTGATGTTGTAGCGAGGAATGCAGAGAAGATGCTTGAGCGTGGCGTTAAGGTTAGCATCCGCGCAACGGTTCTGCCAGAGCAGCTTGATAGATACTATGAGATTTACAGATTCTTCGTTGATTTTGGTTTCAGGAGCGTTCATCTTGAGCCAGCTACCACAAGTACACCACTGACTGAGAAGCATGCTAAACTCGTTGAATCTGCCCTCGAAAAGATAGCGAAGGACGAGCTTGAACACTACAAGGAGAAAGGAATCGTTTACACAAAGCTCCGTGAGATGGTTCACATGATTTACTCCGGCACCTACCGCCATTATCCCTGTGGTGTTGCCAGGAGCTACTTCGGGGTTTCGGCGGACGGGAAGATGTATCCCTGCCACAGGTTCGTTGGAATGGAAAAATTTGTGGTTGGTCACGTTGATGATTTCAGGTGGGAGAACGAGTTCATTCAGAAGATCCTTCACCATACTGTGGACAAGAGACCAAAGTGTTCGAGCTGCCCGATAAGGGCTTACTGCGGCGGTGGCTGTATATACAACAACCACTACTACAACGGTGACGTGTTTCTCCCCGACGAGTTCCACTGCTCCTATATGTTTGCTCTCGTGAGGTGGGGTTCCTGGCTTTACTCGAATCTTGACGAAGACTGGTTGAATAAGGTCTTCTCACGCTCACCCCTGGGAGGGGTGAGGGCCGAGGAGTCCGATGAGGCCAAAACCCAAAAACCAAAGGAGGTGATAGCAGGTGTTTAA
- the alaS gene encoding alanine--tRNA ligase: protein MSMDMTTRMFREEGWIRKRCPKCGKYFWTLDPERETCGDPPCDEYQFIGKPGIPKKYTLDEMREKFLSFFEKHGHGRVKRYPVLPRWRDDVLLVGASIMDFQPWVISGEADPPANPLTISQPSIRFTDIDNVGITGRHFTIFEMMAHHAFNYPGKPIYWMDETVELAFEFFTKELKMKAEDITFKENPWAGGGNAGPAFEVLYRGLEVATLVFMQYKKAPENADPSQVVEIKGEKYVPMETKVVDTGYGLERLVWMSHGTPTAYDAVLGYVIEPLKKMAGVEKIDGRILMENSRLAGMFDIEDMGDLRYLREQVAKRVGISVEELEKAVRPYELIYAIADHTKALTFMLADGVIPSNVKAGYLARLLIRKSIRHLRELGLEIPLSEIVAMHIKELSPTFPEFKEMEDVILDIINVEEKRYQDTLKRGSDLVKREIAKLKKRGINELPLEKLILFYESHGLTPEIVAEVAQKEGIKVHIPDNFYTLVAKQAEKTEKKTAGEYVVDFELVKDLPDTRTLYYEDPFMKEFDANVLRVIDDWVVLDKTAFYPEGGGQPYDTGVLVVNGEEVKVTNVQKVGKVILHKVERPELFKEGTKVHGRLNWDRRIQHMRHHTGTHVLMGALVRVLGKHVWQAGSQLHTDWARLDISHYKRITEEELREIERLSNRVVMENRKVTWEWLPRTEAEQKYGFRLYQGGVVPGRVIRVLRIEDWDVQACGGTHLPNTGLIGPIKILRTERIQDGVERIIFAAGEAAVNWMQETERILKKTAEIFRVPPEKVPETAERFFNEWKQAKKEAEKLRKELAKLLVYELENEVERVGEIEFIGKVVGRTIDDLREAANKLRKDKRVVVLITREGHFVVAVGDGLDLKAGELARVITSVAGGGGGGRKELAQGRIKNPLKAEEAIEEVKKRLG, encoded by the coding sequence ATGAGCATGGACATGACTACCAGGATGTTTAGGGAAGAGGGATGGATTAGGAAGCGCTGTCCGAAGTGTGGCAAGTACTTCTGGACGCTCGATCCCGAGAGAGAGACCTGTGGAGACCCGCCCTGTGACGAGTATCAGTTCATAGGAAAGCCCGGGATACCGAAGAAGTACACCCTAGATGAGATGCGTGAAAAGTTCCTGAGCTTCTTCGAGAAGCACGGTCATGGTAGGGTTAAGCGCTACCCGGTTCTGCCGAGATGGAGGGACGATGTTTTACTCGTTGGAGCCAGCATAATGGACTTCCAGCCCTGGGTCATAAGCGGTGAAGCAGACCCACCTGCAAACCCGCTCACCATAAGCCAGCCCTCGATAAGGTTTACGGATATAGACAACGTCGGAATAACCGGCAGGCACTTCACGATATTCGAGATGATGGCGCATCATGCCTTCAACTACCCGGGCAAGCCGATATACTGGATGGACGAGACTGTTGAATTAGCTTTTGAGTTCTTCACCAAGGAGCTCAAAATGAAGGCAGAGGACATAACCTTCAAGGAAAACCCGTGGGCCGGCGGAGGAAACGCTGGTCCGGCTTTCGAGGTGCTCTACCGCGGTCTTGAGGTGGCTACGCTCGTCTTCATGCAGTACAAGAAGGCCCCAGAAAACGCCGACCCGAGCCAGGTGGTTGAGATAAAGGGTGAAAAGTACGTTCCGATGGAGACAAAGGTCGTCGACACCGGCTACGGTCTTGAGCGTTTAGTATGGATGAGCCATGGCACTCCAACGGCTTACGACGCTGTCTTAGGCTACGTCATTGAACCCCTCAAGAAGATGGCCGGTGTGGAGAAGATAGACGGGAGAATCCTGATGGAGAACTCCAGATTAGCTGGGATGTTTGACATCGAGGACATGGGGGATTTGCGCTATCTGAGGGAGCAGGTGGCAAAGCGCGTTGGCATAAGCGTCGAGGAGCTTGAGAAAGCTGTGAGGCCCTACGAGCTCATCTACGCCATAGCGGACCATACCAAAGCTTTAACCTTTATGCTCGCTGATGGGGTGATCCCCTCAAACGTCAAAGCGGGTTATCTCGCAAGGCTCCTCATAAGGAAGAGCATAAGACATCTTAGAGAGCTCGGCCTTGAGATTCCGCTGAGCGAGATAGTTGCGATGCACATAAAGGAGCTCTCGCCAACGTTCCCCGAGTTCAAGGAGATGGAGGATGTAATCCTTGACATAATCAACGTCGAGGAGAAGCGCTACCAGGATACGCTGAAGAGGGGAAGCGACCTTGTGAAGCGCGAGATAGCGAAGCTCAAGAAGAGGGGAATTAACGAGCTCCCGCTGGAGAAGCTCATTCTATTCTACGAGAGCCACGGCTTAACCCCTGAGATAGTGGCTGAGGTTGCTCAGAAGGAGGGAATCAAGGTTCACATACCCGACAACTTCTACACTCTCGTCGCCAAGCAGGCCGAGAAGACCGAGAAAAAGACGGCAGGAGAATATGTGGTGGACTTCGAACTAGTCAAGGATTTACCCGACACGAGGACGCTCTACTACGAGGACCCTTTCATGAAGGAGTTCGATGCTAATGTCCTCAGGGTAATCGATGATTGGGTCGTGTTGGATAAGACGGCCTTCTATCCGGAAGGTGGAGGCCAGCCCTACGACACCGGTGTTCTGGTTGTCAACGGTGAGGAAGTCAAGGTCACAAACGTCCAGAAGGTCGGAAAGGTCATCCTGCACAAAGTCGAGAGACCGGAGCTCTTCAAGGAAGGGACTAAGGTTCACGGAAGGCTCAACTGGGACAGGAGAATCCAGCACATGCGTCACCACACCGGAACCCACGTCCTTATGGGCGCACTCGTCAGGGTTCTCGGAAAACACGTCTGGCAGGCCGGTTCACAGCTCCACACCGACTGGGCCCGCCTAGATATATCCCACTACAAGCGCATAACCGAGGAGGAGCTGAGGGAGATAGAGCGCCTTTCCAACAGAGTTGTGATGGAGAACAGGAAGGTCACTTGGGAGTGGCTCCCGAGGACGGAGGCGGAGCAGAAGTACGGCTTCCGCTTATATCAGGGTGGAGTCGTCCCCGGAAGGGTTATCAGGGTTCTCAGGATAGAGGACTGGGACGTTCAGGCCTGTGGTGGAACGCATCTGCCCAACACCGGCCTTATCGGGCCGATAAAGATTCTGAGGACGGAGCGCATACAGGATGGCGTGGAGAGGATTATCTTTGCCGCTGGAGAAGCTGCCGTAAACTGGATGCAGGAGACCGAGAGAATACTCAAGAAGACCGCCGAGATATTCCGCGTTCCCCCGGAGAAAGTTCCGGAGACGGCGGAGAGGTTCTTTAACGAGTGGAAGCAGGCCAAGAAAGAAGCCGAGAAGCTGAGGAAAGAGCTGGCGAAGCTCCTCGTCTATGAGCTTGAGAATGAAGTCGAGAGGGTTGGCGAAATAGAGTTCATCGGCAAGGTGGTCGGGAGAACAATAGATGACCTCCGTGAAGCTGCAAACAAGCTCAGGAAAGATAAGCGCGTGGTAGTTCTCATCACCAGAGAGGGCCACTTCGTCGTTGCAGTTGGCGATGGCCTTGACCTCAAAGCGGGAGAGCTCGCTAGAGTAATAACCTCCGTTGCAGGCGGCGGTGGCGGCGGAAGGAAAGAGCTTGCCCAGGGAAGGATAAAGAACCCGCTGAAAGCTGAGGAAGCCATTGAAGAGGTGAAGAAGAGGCTCGGCTGA
- a CDS encoding ABC transporter permease subunit: protein MKKQVNSSTIFVMFLFPAIAVEIDVSRFTTHYPNISSEVLGHLITADLLVKWLPNFIKFLFIPVLLIILLPRFGSDFERGSVILMVSKPLTRRRYFLSWAFEGLKLALIFTLGIALSGALAMLAHSFEVKDYLVGSLALSLSLVGVVGIALLLIPLATSRDSGVFLGLGAFVVLLLLGKSDYSFIPTVYLERAVSIGESVSVSHKAVGQLLAVFVLLSLVGMEAFRRRELRGPESIAVPGFSFSPRGLYGVFLGLSLQSRRFIAFLALTTMTAFFNFTMLGDYHSDFGIPGLLNAVISALNGVFLPFVVLPFGALSIGSAIENGTVRVLLSKPMKRRDFFLGTLLSDTLAVFIGTAFYAALIVAYALHLGAPLGRTLELGLAFGSLLFLSLLQYLALGYLLSAFMRGRKALLLSLVLAFLLGFVVPIAFVTTFGHSGELARRALYVPAPSVQYVALSSALSQKRNLPPAGIDKILNHESNLGMLIIPTFAYLTITWLRFRRADLR from the coding sequence GTGAAAAAACAAGTAAACTCCTCTACAATCTTTGTAATGTTCCTCTTCCCGGCCATAGCGGTCGAGATAGACGTTTCCAGATTTACCACTCACTATCCCAACATATCCTCCGAAGTGCTCGGTCACCTGATAACCGCCGACTTGCTCGTCAAATGGCTTCCGAATTTCATCAAGTTCCTCTTCATACCAGTCCTGTTAATAATTCTCCTCCCGCGCTTCGGCTCGGACTTCGAGAGGGGGAGCGTCATCTTGATGGTCTCAAAGCCCCTCACGAGGAGGCGCTATTTCCTAAGCTGGGCCTTCGAGGGGTTAAAGCTTGCTCTAATTTTCACCCTAGGGATTGCACTCTCGGGAGCGCTTGCAATGCTAGCCCACAGCTTCGAAGTTAAAGACTATCTCGTAGGCTCCCTTGCCCTTTCGCTCTCGCTGGTCGGCGTTGTTGGAATCGCCCTGCTCCTAATCCCCCTCGCTACTTCCCGAGATTCCGGGGTCTTCCTCGGGCTTGGGGCGTTCGTTGTTCTCCTTCTCCTCGGAAAATCCGATTACTCGTTCATTCCGACGGTTTACCTTGAGAGGGCTGTTTCAATCGGCGAGAGCGTTTCTGTCTCCCATAAGGCCGTTGGACAACTTTTGGCTGTTTTCGTTCTTCTGTCGCTCGTCGGGATGGAAGCCTTCCGGAGGAGGGAGTTGAGGGGTCCTGAGTCTATTGCTGTCCCTGGTTTTTCCTTCTCCCCCCGCGGGCTTTACGGCGTTTTCCTCGGGCTGAGCCTTCAGAGCAGGCGCTTCATTGCTTTCCTCGCTCTGACCACCATGACAGCATTCTTTAACTTTACCATGCTCGGGGATTACCACTCAGATTTCGGTATTCCGGGCCTTTTGAATGCCGTAATCTCGGCCCTGAACGGCGTTTTCTTGCCCTTCGTGGTTCTGCCCTTCGGGGCGCTCTCGATCGGCTCGGCAATTGAGAACGGCACCGTCAGGGTTCTCCTGAGCAAGCCGATGAAGAGGAGAGACTTTTTCCTGGGAACGCTCCTCAGCGATACCCTCGCGGTCTTCATTGGAACTGCTTTCTACGCGGCCCTTATCGTTGCCTACGCCCTGCACTTAGGTGCTCCCTTAGGTAGAACCCTCGAACTCGGCCTTGCCTTTGGTTCCCTCCTTTTCCTCTCGCTCCTCCAGTATCTGGCCCTCGGCTACCTTCTCTCGGCCTTCATGAGGGGGAGAAAGGCACTTCTCCTCTCGCTGGTTCTCGCCTTCTTGCTGGGCTTTGTAGTCCCAATAGCCTTTGTAACTACGTTTGGGCACTCGGGAGAGCTCGCCCGGAGGGCACTGTACGTCCCAGCTCCCTCGGTTCAGTACGTTGCCCTTAGCTCTGCGCTCTCTCAGAAGCGCAATCTTCCTCCTGCTGGGATAGATAAGATTTTAAACCATGAAAGTAACCTGGGCATGCTGATCATTCCAACGTTTGCTTACTTGACCATTACGTGGCTAAGGTTTAGGAGAGCAGACCTGAGGTGA
- a CDS encoding Nif3-like dinuclear metal center hexameric protein, translating to MNRDELVAFLDDYLQVSAYSDKSSNGLQIEGKEEVERVAFAVDTTLRTIGMAAKGKTDMLVVHHGMIWGGLNYVTGIHYKRLKALFENGINLYVAHLPLDAHPEVGNNVGLLRLLDLEPKGPFGEYKGLSIGFWGEFKEAQPIEKVAQIIAEKLDTTVKTYEFGKREIKTVGAVSGAGAFALEEAWRKGIDLLITGEFGHADYLTAIDLPQSVLVAGHYKTETLGVKALMELLKERFGLDVFFIDEPTGL from the coding sequence ATGAACCGCGACGAACTCGTTGCCTTCCTCGACGATTACCTCCAGGTTTCGGCCTACTCTGACAAGTCCAGCAACGGCCTCCAGATCGAAGGAAAGGAAGAAGTCGAGCGCGTTGCATTTGCCGTTGATACAACGCTGAGAACAATCGGAATGGCCGCTAAAGGGAAGACCGACATGCTGGTTGTGCACCACGGCATGATATGGGGCGGGTTGAACTACGTAACGGGGATACACTACAAGCGCTTAAAGGCCCTTTTCGAGAACGGGATAAACCTCTACGTTGCCCACCTCCCACTGGATGCCCACCCAGAGGTCGGGAACAACGTTGGACTTTTGAGGCTCCTCGACCTTGAGCCAAAGGGCCCCTTCGGAGAGTACAAGGGCCTCTCCATAGGCTTCTGGGGGGAGTTTAAGGAGGCACAGCCAATCGAGAAGGTGGCCCAGATAATAGCGGAGAAGCTCGATACGACCGTTAAGACCTACGAGTTCGGGAAGCGCGAGATTAAAACCGTTGGAGCGGTCAGTGGGGCCGGGGCGTTCGCACTTGAAGAGGCGTGGAGGAAGGGGATTGACCTGCTCATAACCGGTGAGTTTGGCCACGCGGATTATCTGACGGCGATCGACCTTCCCCAGAGCGTCCTCGTTGCGGGCCACTACAAGACTGAGACGCTGGGCGTTAAGGCCCTCATGGAGCTTTTGAAGGAGCGCTTTGGGCTTGACGTGTTCTTCATAGACGAGCCGACAGGGCTTTGA
- a CDS encoding ABC transporter ATP-binding protein — protein MIEAVNLTKYYPPPFGGFFDLDSLRDFLGRPREEIPALVNLSFQVREGEIFGLLGPNGAGKTTLCKIANGLLEPSSGKLLIDGHDSFREHGKVAREMFTVFTGERDMWGVFQWRLSVYRNLQFIARLWKVPEAEMGERIEYALKLLNLWEKRNEWYQKLSAGMKQKVYIASALVVRPKYLILDEPTVFLDVITKSEIHDAIMTLVQDFGTTVILTTHDLQEAEKLSDRVLLFNKRPILEGKPEEISRKLRVPVDKKVSAIVKGKVECNRWHMARCLTKGNYTHVTAYLKINEVDEFVRVLSSKGAMQIRVEELSLGDVFLIIFGRFDRVEKL, from the coding sequence ATGATTGAGGCAGTTAACCTGACCAAGTACTATCCACCTCCTTTTGGGGGCTTCTTCGATCTGGACAGTCTCCGTGATTTTCTCGGAAGACCCAGGGAGGAGATTCCGGCCCTCGTGAATCTTAGCTTTCAGGTGAGGGAGGGGGAGATATTCGGCCTCCTCGGTCCCAACGGTGCGGGAAAGACGACCCTCTGTAAAATCGCCAACGGCCTGCTTGAGCCGAGTTCTGGAAAACTGCTCATCGACGGCCACGACAGCTTTAGGGAGCACGGCAAAGTTGCGAGGGAGATGTTCACGGTTTTCACTGGCGAGAGGGACATGTGGGGGGTATTCCAGTGGCGCCTGAGCGTTTACAGGAACCTTCAGTTCATCGCGAGGCTGTGGAAGGTTCCCGAGGCTGAGATGGGGGAACGCATAGAGTACGCCCTCAAACTGCTGAACCTGTGGGAGAAGAGGAACGAATGGTACCAGAAGCTCTCGGCCGGAATGAAGCAGAAGGTTTACATCGCCTCCGCACTAGTGGTCAGGCCGAAGTACCTCATACTCGACGAGCCGACGGTTTTTCTCGATGTGATAACCAAGAGCGAGATACATGACGCAATAATGACCCTCGTTCAGGACTTTGGAACGACTGTTATCCTCACCACCCACGACCTTCAGGAGGCAGAGAAGCTGAGTGACAGGGTTCTACTCTTCAACAAGAGGCCCATCCTTGAGGGAAAGCCTGAGGAGATAAGCAGGAAGCTCAGGGTTCCAGTTGATAAAAAGGTCAGTGCGATTGTGAAGGGAAAAGTTGAATGCAACAGATGGCATATGGCTCGGTGTCTTACCAAAGGGAACTACACTCATGTCACGGCCTATCTTAAAATCAATGAGGTGGATGAGTTCGTGAGGGTTTTATCCTCAAAGGGTGCCATGCAGATTAGAGTTGAAGAACTATCACTTGGGGATGTGTTTTTGATTATTTTTGGTCGTTTTGATAGAGTAGAAAAACTTTAA
- a CDS encoding ABC transporter permease gives MRDGVKIVREFFNVQREVFFSYRWDVVSYLIGLLIQVAVMGIFASLVTINANIEQYGTNSFLQFFLIGFIVHNIIFLPRGSLSKLLIGRSFPMLYASPAGMVAVFVGINAWNVVWSLMIMGLITVVFVLFYGLVIHLNLGALLVILAGFTLTFALELFSAGFRTATKARQDPVNWFLNLTSQLVSGLYFPPDALPWWLQPISKIHPERYILEMARLTMGGGYSVSQIWPSFVNLILTTGIMFLVGIATFRWGVRKAMQLGTLGHV, from the coding sequence ATGAGGGACGGTGTTAAAATAGTCCGGGAGTTCTTCAATGTTCAGAGAGAGGTCTTTTTCAGCTACCGCTGGGACGTGGTAAGCTACCTGATAGGCCTTCTAATCCAGGTTGCAGTCATGGGAATATTCGCCAGTTTGGTGACCATAAACGCGAACATCGAGCAGTACGGAACTAACTCTTTCCTTCAGTTCTTTCTGATAGGCTTCATCGTGCACAACATAATATTCCTTCCGCGCGGTAGCCTTTCCAAGCTCCTGATTGGGAGGAGCTTTCCGATGCTATATGCCTCCCCCGCTGGAATGGTAGCGGTCTTTGTAGGAATAAATGCCTGGAATGTCGTCTGGAGCCTTATGATAATGGGCCTAATAACGGTAGTCTTCGTTCTCTTCTACGGCTTAGTTATTCACCTCAACCTCGGTGCCCTGCTAGTTATCCTTGCTGGCTTCACCCTCACATTTGCCCTCGAACTTTTTTCGGCGGGCTTTCGGACTGCCACTAAAGCGAGGCAGGATCCTGTAAACTGGTTCCTCAACCTCACCTCCCAGCTCGTGAGCGGTCTTTACTTCCCGCCCGACGCGCTCCCCTGGTGGCTCCAGCCTATTTCCAAGATACACCCCGAGAGGTACATTCTTGAGATGGCCAGGCTGACGATGGGCGGGGGCTATTCAGTGTCTCAAATCTGGCCGAGTTTTGTGAACCTTATCCTAACTACCGGTATTATGTTTTTAGTAGGAATCGCCACGTTTAGGTGGGGCGTTAGAAAGGCGATGCAGCTTGGCACATTGGGTCACGTGTGA